A single region of the Scyliorhinus canicula chromosome 31, sScyCan1.1, whole genome shotgun sequence genome encodes:
- the eif1ad gene encoding probable RNA-binding protein EIF1AD, translating to MQVHPQTTEFTLADRHWLRYSPELHFLQIVTGLIAEAVNPEHRMSQATKRKHVVQEVLGDYEPPSEKQQIVRVAGSPGNNLHEVETAQGERFLASMPTKFRKNIWIKRGDYLIVDPIKEGDKVKAEINSILYKEHIKQLKNQGLWPASFSEPVTETMESQPQKDSSNPGSEEEDSEDDSDLFVNTNRRNYEYSESEDEEEEGV from the exons ATGCAAGTTCACCCACAGACCACCGAGTTCACGCTCGCTGACCGACACTGGCTCCGATATTCACCTGAACTTCACTTCCTGCAGATTGTTACTGGACTCATAGCTGAAGCTGTTAACCCAGAGCACAGGATGTCCCAGGCGACAAAGAGGAAACATGTGGTCCAGGAGGTGCTGGGAGATTACGAGCCGCCCTCTGAGAAGCAGCAAATAGTGCGG GTGGCCGGGTCGCCGGGGAACAATCTTCACGAGGTGGAAACGGCCCAGGGAGAGCGGTTCCTCGCCAGCATGCCCACCAAGTTTCGCAAGAACATCTGGATCAAGCGGG GTGACTACCTGATTGTTGACCCGATCAAAGAAGGGGATAAAGTGAAAGCCGAGATTAATTCCATCCTCTACAAGGAGCACATCAAGCAGCTCAAGAACCAAGGGCTTTG GCCGGCCAGCTTCTCCGAACCAGTGACGGAGACCATGGAGAG tcagccacagaaagACAGCAGCAATCCGGGGTCGGAGGAGGAAGATTCCGAAGACGACAGCGATCTGTTTGTCAATACGAATCGGAGGAATTACGAGTATTCGGAGAGcgaggatgaagaggaggagGGAGTTTAG
- the sart1 gene encoding U4/U6.U5 tri-snRNP-associated protein 1 — MGSSKKHRERDRGADDSGRHKKHKHKERKQRAASREREGRRHRERERRTAPGDAPPERRIKREKSEDAAAGGKSGAASASLSIEETNKLRAKLGLKPLEVQESKKAEIGTKEDPVLVPAINPIAAKQQEDIRVKLAALKEKRLLNQKLGKVKSLGDDDAWLDDAMAWVEKSRKLQREKEMAEKRAKLLEEMDEEFGISNLIEEELQTQRQTAYTSRDLKGLTVQHDIEAFKEGEAVVLTLKDKGVLDEEDDILVNVNILDKERANKNVELKKKKPDYKPYEEEESIDDMAVCKAKTILSKYDEEIDGEKKKSFRLEAGGIADGSWERELQQIRENLRNEAQTLEMPQMKLASEFYTEEEMVTFKKTKRRVKKIRKKEMALKADDLLTQGHESTVKDYGSRDRGRGWKSNSGAGAEGDAEQGEAAAPEVQSTSDDVRVESMDISDDEARAPDSPVAIEEDEAEMELQKQLQKQRRLRQMNRQPTDKVVDIAKKLKSERKDEDADELERKGLIVFNATSEFCRTLGEIPTYGLAGNREEQEELLDFEVENKELSDDEMEMDRDETVGWSTVNLDEEKKQPEFLAMSTTILDEEPIVNCGLAAALHLCRNKGLLDTTMQKVARVRSSVKTLPSTVYAIEDKMLIDDKYSRREEYRGFTQEFKEKEAYRPDVKIDYVDESGRRLTPKEAFRQLSHRFHGKGSGKMKTEKRMKKLEEEHLLRKMSSSDTPLGTVALLQEKQKAQKTPYIVLSGSGKSMNVNTITK; from the exons CTGCTGGAGGGAAATCGGGTGCTGCCAGTGCCTCTCTGAGCATCGAAGAGACAAA CAAACTGCGGGCCAAGCTGGGGTTGAAGCCGCTGGAGGTGCAGGAATCGAAAAAAG CCGAGATCGGGACAAAGGAGGATCCGGTTCTGGTGCCGGCGATTAACCCTATCGCCGCCAAACAGCAGGAGGACATTCGGGTGAAGCTCGCTGCCCTTAAGGAGAAGCGTCTCCTCAACCAGAAACTCGG GAAAGTGAAATCTCTGGGGGACGACGATGCCTGGCTCGATGACGCCATGGCCTGGGTGGAGAAGAGCAGGAAGctgcagagagagaaggagatGGCCGAGAAGCGG GCGAAACTCCTCGAGGAGATGGACGAAGAGTTTGGTATCAGCAACCTGATCGAGGAGGAGTTGCAAACCCAGAGACAG ACTGCCTACACGTCCCGGGACCTGAAGGGACTGACCGTCCAACACGATATCGAGGCTTTCAAGGAGGGAGAGGCGGTGGTGCTGACCCTGAAGGACAAAG gGGTCCTGGACGAGGAGGATGACATCCTCGTCAACGTCAACATCTTGGACAAGGAGCGGGCCAACAAGAATGTGGAGCTGAAAAAGAAGAAGCCAGACTACAAGCCCTACGAGGAGGAGGAAAGTATCGACGACATGGCAGTG TGCAAAGCCAAGACGATCCTGTCCAAGTACGACGAGGAGATCGATGGGGAGAAGAAGAAGTCGTTCCGGCTGGAGGCCGGGGGGATAGCCGACGGCTCGTGGGAGAGGGAACTGCAGCAGATCCGGGAGAACCTGCGCAACGAGGCGCAGACGCTGGAAATGCCGCAGATGAAGCTGGCGTCCGAGTTCTACACCGAGGAGGAGATG GTCACGTTTAAGAAAACAAAGAGGCGGGTGAAGAAGATTCGGAAGAAGGAGATGGCGCTAAAAGCGGACGACCTCCTCACCCAGGGGCACGAAAGCACCGTTAAAGACTACGGGTCCAG GGATCGAGGTCGAGGCTGGAAATCCAATAGCGGGGCCGGGGCGGAGGGCGATGCAGAACAAGGAGAGGCTGCTGCTCCAGAGGTACAATCCACCTCCGATGACGTGCGTGTGGAAAGCATGGACATTAGTGATG ATGAAGCCCGCGCTCCCGACTCTCCAGTGGCCATTGAGGAGGACGAGGCCGAGATGGAGCTTCAGAAACAGCTACAGAAACAGCGGCGACTGAGACAGATGAACAGGCAGCCTACGGACAAG GTTGTGGACATTGCGAAGAAACTGAAGTCGGAACGCAAGGACGAGGACGCGGACGAGCTGGAGAGGAAGGGGCTGATTGTCTTCAACGCCACGTCGGAGTTCTGCCGGACGCTGGGAGAAATCCCAACCTACGGGCTGGCTGGGAACCGGGAAGAGCAGGAGGAGCTGCTG GATTTTGAGGTGGAGAACAAGGAATTATCGGACGATGAGATGGAGATGGACCGGGACGAGACTGTGGGCTGGAGCACGGTGAATTTGGACGAGGAGAAGAAGCAGCCGGAG ttcctggCCATGTCCACCACCATTCTGGATGAAGAACCCATCGTCAATTGTGGCCTAGCAGCCGCGTTGCACCTCTGCAGGAACAAAG GTCTCCTGGACACCACGATGCAGAAGGTGGCCCGGGTCCGCTCCTCCGTCAAGACACTCCCGTCGACGGTTTACGCCATTGAAGACAAGAT GCTGATAGACGACAAGTACAGTCGGCGAGAGGAATATCGGGGCTTCACCCAGGAGTTTAAGGAGAAGGAGGCCTACAGGCCAGACGTGAAGATCGATTACGTGGACGAGTCCGGAAGGAGGCTAACTCCCAAAGAG GCTTTCAGGCAACTTTCTCATCGATTCCACGGGAAAGGATCTGGGAAGATGAAGACTGAGAAACGGATGAAGAAACTGGAAGAGGAACAC CTGCTGAGGAAGATGAGCTCCAGCGATACGCCCCTGGGAACGGTGGCTCTGCTCCAGGAGAAGCAGAAAGCGCAGAAAACGCCCTACATCGTGCTGAGCGGCAGTGGCAAGAGCATGAACGT AAACACGATAACAAAATGA